The Geothrix sp. genome window below encodes:
- a CDS encoding BlaI/MecI/CopY family transcriptional regulator has protein sequence MPTHPSEGLPIPTDAELSVLRLLWAKGPSTVRQLHEALSQERDLGYTTVLKAVQVMLEKGLVNRDDSERSHVYRAAVAEGQTKGQLVSDLMAKAFAGSASELLVHALKAGQTSPAELDAIQSLLNEARRSRS, from the coding sequence ATGCCCACCCATCCTTCCGAAGGCCTTCCCATCCCCACCGATGCCGAGCTATCGGTCCTCCGCCTGCTCTGGGCGAAGGGCCCTTCCACCGTACGCCAGCTGCACGAGGCGTTGTCCCAGGAACGCGACCTGGGCTACACCACGGTCCTCAAAGCCGTGCAGGTGATGTTGGAGAAGGGTTTGGTCAACCGGGACGACTCTGAACGCAGCCATGTGTACCGGGCTGCGGTGGCGGAAGGACAGACCAAGGGGCAGCTGGTATCCGACCTCATGGCGAAGGCCTTCGCCGGGTCGGCCAGCGAATTGCTGGTCCACGCCCTGAAGGCGGGGCAGACCAGCCCCGCTGAACTGGACGCCATCCAGAGCCTGCTGAATGAAGCGCGCCGGAGCCGGTCATGA
- a CDS encoding ATP-binding cassette domain-containing protein: protein MIGQPLSIQGLHKTYPGNAHPVFDGFDLEVEAGSLCAVVGVSGVGKTTLLNCVAGLDHWEGGSIVIGGDPVPEGAETRALYRRRRVGLAFQQPHLLPEFTVRENLRMPLLIEGEVSGGGEAWIGQLLATVGLGDLGERLPGQLSGGQAARAGLARALVRKPALWLLDEPTGNLDPATAEEVFGFLLSLHAELRPTTLLVTHNPGLAERCMRTVRLG, encoded by the coding sequence ATGATCGGACAGCCCCTTTCCATTCAAGGCCTGCACAAGACCTACCCCGGCAACGCGCATCCGGTCTTCGACGGCTTCGACCTCGAGGTGGAGGCCGGCAGCCTCTGCGCCGTCGTCGGCGTCTCCGGCGTGGGCAAGACCACCCTGCTGAACTGCGTGGCCGGGCTGGATCACTGGGAGGGGGGCAGCATCGTGATCGGCGGGGATCCCGTGCCCGAGGGCGCCGAGACCCGCGCCCTCTACCGCCGCCGCCGCGTGGGCCTGGCCTTCCAGCAACCCCACCTGCTGCCTGAATTCACCGTGCGGGAAAACCTGCGCATGCCCCTGCTCATCGAGGGCGAAGTCTCCGGTGGCGGCGAGGCCTGGATCGGACAACTCCTGGCCACCGTGGGCCTGGGGGATCTCGGCGAGCGCCTGCCCGGCCAGCTTTCCGGCGGCCAGGCCGCCCGCGCCGGCCTGGCCCGCGCCCTGGTGCGCAAGCCCGCCCTCTGGCTGCTGGACGAACCCACCGGAAATCTCGACCCCGCCACCGCCGAGGAGGTCTTCGGCTTCCTCCTGAGCCTCCATGCGGAGCTGCGCCCCACCACCCTGCTGGTCACCCACAACCCGGGCCTTGCCGAGCGATGCATGCGGACCGTGCGGTTGGGGTAG
- a CDS encoding ABC transporter permease, whose translation MALFERTVAERYLKTHRKGAFVRTMVRFARGGTALGVFAMVVTLAVMNGFREEIQATLFSATAHFTVFHLAGDIPDTEGALKTVRAIPGVQAASPIRLEKGLLRRTDSEVPPEAVVVKAVDPATAHGTSSIFDSMQPVPIEQLKEGEIVVGKELAQRLGLKVGDTVALAFFRLELGLGGQQPKVAAFRVAGTFHSHSSEYDKAWAFIHLGDAMRIARSEGRAEMIEVRAQSIDAIAEVKPRVLETLGPAYHATDLRESNKSLFAALTVEKWAFAAILSLIVLVAAFNIVASLVLLVTEKRRDLGVLLALGATPKQIQRLFELQGLRIGVVGTAWGLGISVPLCLILDHFRLLKLPAAVYDFITYMPFRLKLVDLLLVAVFPLLVSWLAARYPAKKAAALDPVDALRAE comes from the coding sequence ATGGCCTTGTTCGAACGCACCGTCGCTGAGCGCTACCTCAAGACCCACCGCAAGGGGGCCTTCGTGCGCACCATGGTGCGCTTCGCCCGCGGCGGCACGGCCCTGGGCGTCTTCGCCATGGTGGTGACCCTGGCCGTGATGAACGGGTTCCGCGAGGAGATCCAGGCCACGCTCTTCAGCGCCACGGCCCACTTCACCGTGTTCCACCTGGCCGGCGACATCCCGGATACCGAAGGCGCCCTGAAGACCGTCCGCGCCATCCCCGGCGTGCAGGCCGCCTCGCCCATTCGCCTGGAAAAGGGCCTGCTGCGCCGCACGGATAGCGAGGTGCCGCCCGAAGCCGTCGTGGTGAAGGCCGTGGATCCTGCCACGGCCCACGGCACCTCCAGCATCTTCGACTCCATGCAGCCCGTCCCCATCGAGCAGCTGAAGGAGGGCGAGATCGTCGTCGGCAAGGAGCTGGCCCAGCGGCTCGGCCTGAAGGTCGGCGACACCGTGGCCCTGGCCTTCTTCCGCCTGGAGCTGGGGCTGGGCGGCCAACAGCCCAAGGTGGCTGCCTTCCGCGTGGCCGGCACCTTCCACAGCCACAGCTCCGAGTACGACAAGGCCTGGGCCTTCATCCACCTCGGCGATGCCATGCGCATCGCCCGCTCCGAGGGCCGCGCCGAGATGATCGAGGTCCGCGCCCAGAGCATCGACGCCATCGCGGAGGTGAAGCCCCGGGTGTTGGAGACCCTCGGCCCCGCCTATCACGCCACAGACTTGCGCGAATCAAACAAGTCCCTCTTCGCCGCCCTCACGGTGGAGAAATGGGCTTTCGCCGCCATCCTCAGCCTCATCGTGCTGGTGGCCGCCTTCAACATCGTCGCCTCGCTCGTCCTCCTGGTGACCGAGAAGCGCCGCGACCTGGGGGTGCTGCTGGCCCTGGGTGCCACGCCGAAGCAGATCCAGCGGCTCTTCGAGCTGCAGGGGCTGCGCATCGGCGTCGTCGGCACGGCCTGGGGCCTGGGCATCAGCGTGCCACTCTGCCTGATCCTCGACCACTTCCGCCTGCTGAAGCTCCCGGCCGCCGTCTACGACTTCATCACCTACATGCCCTTCCGGCTCAAGCTGGTGGACCTGCTGCTGGTGGCCGTCTTCCCCCTGCTGGTCTCCTGGCTGGCGGCCCGCTACCCGGCCAAGAAGGCCGCCGCCCTGGACCCCGTCGATGCGCTGAGGGCGGAATGA
- a CDS encoding PilZ domain-containing protein, with translation MAMFGLKKSKPSEGSEVVLAYLEEAQRVRTAITLMDGNGRSVSATLASVSEERVGLNLQGPLMADKGVNLNLLFVLDGLRFKAVGRLLEMKPGSAALELPAAISLAERRKKPRARLNAREGATATVLTGLFDGVGINGSVENISETGVCVRVDRAMEVKTQRKMHLGPNLMPVGQPLMLVKLSKLPKCPTIELAGTVAYVDASNQGLLVGIAFESGKESLLAPVRALVASRTTAIPTSVPPKARRQPEADREAEEPIHPRPAPKKEPEAAPAAAPAAAPAPSPAPPPAALATPEPPPPAAPVAPIDERSQALLRVKKRTRGILLAMPEGPDRDQLAAFLTEDGYGRVLCAATLTDLLDHLDRPGLNLVLVDGGVAEVQGLGLASLLKHRMEEDMPPVILAEASVDADLVLGAQETGVAQILVKPYALDLDFRRMIEEHLGIG, from the coding sequence ATGGCCATGTTCGGGCTGAAAAAATCCAAGCCGTCGGAGGGATCCGAGGTGGTCCTCGCCTACCTGGAAGAAGCCCAGCGGGTGCGGACGGCGATCACCCTGATGGACGGCAATGGGCGGAGCGTGTCGGCCACCCTCGCCTCCGTGTCCGAGGAGCGGGTTGGCCTGAACCTCCAGGGCCCTCTGATGGCCGACAAGGGCGTGAACCTGAACCTTCTCTTCGTGCTGGATGGCCTGCGCTTCAAGGCGGTGGGCCGCCTCCTGGAGATGAAGCCGGGCTCGGCGGCCCTGGAGCTTCCCGCCGCCATCAGCCTGGCCGAGCGGCGGAAGAAGCCCCGGGCCCGCCTGAACGCCCGGGAAGGCGCCACGGCCACCGTGCTCACCGGTCTCTTCGATGGCGTGGGCATCAACGGCAGCGTCGAGAACATCAGCGAGACCGGGGTGTGCGTCCGCGTGGACCGGGCCATGGAGGTCAAGACCCAGCGGAAAATGCACCTGGGACCGAACCTGATGCCCGTGGGCCAGCCCCTCATGCTGGTCAAGCTCTCCAAGCTGCCCAAGTGCCCCACCATCGAGCTGGCCGGCACCGTGGCCTATGTGGACGCCAGCAACCAGGGCCTGCTCGTGGGGATCGCCTTCGAGTCCGGGAAGGAGTCCCTCCTGGCCCCCGTGCGGGCCCTGGTGGCCAGCCGGACCACCGCCATCCCCACCAGCGTCCCCCCCAAGGCCCGCCGCCAGCCCGAGGCCGACCGGGAGGCGGAAGAGCCCATCCACCCCCGGCCCGCCCCGAAGAAGGAGCCTGAAGCGGCTCCCGCGGCCGCCCCAGCGGCTGCCCCAGCGCCCTCCCCTGCGCCGCCCCCGGCAGCCCTCGCCACCCCCGAGCCGCCTCCCCCTGCCGCTCCGGTCGCACCCATCGATGAGCGCTCCCAAGCCCTCCTCCGCGTGAAAAAGCGGACCCGGGGCATCCTCCTGGCCATGCCCGAGGGGCCTGACCGGGACCAGCTGGCGGCCTTCCTCACCGAGGACGGCTACGGCCGTGTCCTCTGCGCGGCCACCCTCACGGACCTCCTGGACCACCTGGACCGCCCCGGCCTGAACCTGGTGCTGGTGGACGGCGGCGTGGCCGAGGTGCAGGGCCTGGGCCTGGCCTCCCTGCTGAAGCACCGCATGGAAGAGGACATGCCCCCCGTGATCCTGGCCGAGGCCTCGGTGGATGCGGACCTGGTGCTGGGCGCCCAGGAGACCGGGGTGGCCCAGATCCTCGTGAAGCCCTACGCCCTGGACCTGGATTTCCGCCGCATGATCGAGGAGCACCTGGGCATCGGCTAG
- the hflX gene encoding GTPase HflX, with the protein MTESLPRCLLIARQGPEDREDRIEDHLLELAELARSCGFEVWARRRLKRPQIASRTFYGSGQLEALADEAARQGVRHLICDDELSGSQVNAIEKLTNLICLDRTGLILSIFEQRAQTREAKAQVELARCEYELPRLKGAWTHLERQGGGVGLRGGPGETQIEVDRRMIRTRISQLKRELAHLEQVRKTQREGRPKGMPRVALVGYTNAGKTSLLKALTGEGEPRDLLFATLDTTTRKAWLGQDFDPETGEGDAEPKHCLVADTVGFIRKLPHQLVAAFRSTLGEVRTADALLVVADAAHPDLEDHLKVVGATLREIGCEPEDIGAQPRLLVLNQVDRLHRPQKLELKKRHPGAIQTCALQGAGIGEIRGWLRELIPGPPKPRTLEAWELPEPVPAP; encoded by the coding sequence ATGACCGAATCCCTCCCGCGCTGTCTGCTCATCGCCCGCCAGGGCCCCGAGGACCGGGAGGACCGCATCGAGGACCACCTGCTGGAGCTGGCGGAACTGGCCCGCAGCTGCGGTTTCGAGGTCTGGGCCCGGCGGCGGCTGAAGCGCCCCCAGATCGCCTCGAGGACCTTCTACGGCTCGGGGCAGCTGGAGGCCCTGGCGGATGAGGCGGCCCGCCAGGGGGTGCGCCACCTCATCTGCGACGACGAATTGAGCGGCAGCCAGGTCAACGCCATCGAGAAGCTCACGAACCTCATCTGTCTGGATCGCACGGGTCTCATTCTCAGCATCTTCGAGCAGCGGGCCCAGACTCGGGAGGCCAAGGCCCAGGTCGAGCTGGCCCGGTGCGAATACGAGCTGCCCCGCCTCAAGGGGGCCTGGACCCACCTGGAGCGCCAGGGCGGCGGCGTGGGTCTGCGCGGCGGCCCCGGCGAGACCCAGATCGAAGTGGACCGCCGCATGATCCGCACCCGCATCAGCCAGCTCAAGCGGGAGCTGGCCCACCTGGAACAGGTGCGGAAGACCCAGCGGGAGGGGCGGCCCAAGGGCATGCCCCGCGTGGCCCTGGTGGGCTACACCAACGCCGGGAAGACCAGCCTGCTGAAAGCCCTGACCGGGGAGGGCGAGCCCCGGGACCTGCTCTTCGCCACCCTGGACACCACCACCCGCAAGGCCTGGCTGGGCCAGGACTTCGACCCCGAGACCGGCGAGGGCGACGCCGAGCCCAAGCACTGCCTGGTGGCCGACACCGTGGGCTTCATCCGCAAGCTGCCCCACCAGCTGGTGGCGGCCTTCCGCAGCACCCTGGGCGAAGTCCGCACCGCCGACGCCCTGCTGGTGGTGGCCGATGCCGCCCACCCGGACCTGGAGGATCACCTCAAGGTCGTGGGGGCCACCCTGCGCGAGATCGGCTGCGAGCCCGAGGACATCGGGGCCCAGCCCCGGCTCCTGGTGCTGAACCAGGTGGATCGCCTCCACCGCCCCCAGAAGCTGGAGCTGAAGAAGCGCCACCCCGGCGCAATCCAGACCTGCGCCCTCCAGGGCGCCGGAATCGGGGAGATCCGGGGCTGGCTCCGGGAGCTCATTCCCGGCCCCCCCAAACCCCGGACCCTGGAAGCCTGGGAACTGCCCGAGCCCGTTCCCGCTCCCTAA
- a CDS encoding DUF4149 domain-containing protein yields the protein MSPSTLRRLDQVSVALLLLWAGAALGFGAFSAPLLFQELPSRDVAGRLAGLTIGRLDWAAWVAFGLAGLSWGARWMAEVKEEIVGPIRLWSAAWLVALLMCLASTFVVTPKVRAIRARIGAPIETLAPDHADRVAYNKAHGLSRNLFFLRILLAMGLASTVGMLPRKDSAPKA from the coding sequence ATGAGCCCCAGCACCCTTCGTCGTCTTGATCAGGTCTCGGTCGCCCTGCTGCTGCTGTGGGCGGGAGCGGCCCTGGGGTTCGGCGCCTTCTCGGCCCCCCTCCTCTTCCAGGAACTGCCCAGCCGGGATGTGGCGGGGCGCCTGGCGGGCCTGACCATCGGGCGCCTGGACTGGGCGGCCTGGGTCGCTTTCGGTCTCGCGGGCCTGAGCTGGGGCGCCCGCTGGATGGCCGAGGTGAAAGAGGAGATCGTCGGTCCCATCCGCCTCTGGAGCGCCGCTTGGCTGGTGGCCCTGCTCATGTGCCTGGCCAGCACCTTCGTGGTCACGCCCAAGGTGCGGGCCATCCGCGCCCGCATTGGCGCCCCCATCGAGACCCTGGCGCCGGACCACGCCGACCGCGTGGCCTACAACAAGGCCCACGGCCTCAGCCGCAACCTGTTCTTCCTGAGGATCCTCCTGGCCATGGGTCTGGCGTCCACCGTGGGCATGCTGCCCCGGAAAGACTCGGCGCCCAAAGCCTGA
- a CDS encoding type II secretion system protein codes for MRLTPSRQRGFTLIELVAVMTILALLATVGLAGYRHKTQMAREAVLKENLFQLNHALEQFRADRGKYPSNLGALRELHYLRDIPVDPMTRSKDTWQTELEPPDPDNPDAEVGIFRVRSGSTDKSEDGIPYNEW; via the coding sequence ATGCGCCTCACCCCCTCCCGCCAGCGCGGCTTCACGCTCATCGAACTGGTCGCGGTCATGACCATCCTGGCCTTGCTGGCCACGGTGGGCCTGGCGGGTTATCGCCACAAGACGCAGATGGCGCGGGAGGCGGTGCTCAAGGAGAACCTCTTCCAGCTCAACCACGCCCTGGAGCAGTTCCGGGCGGACCGGGGCAAGTACCCCTCGAACCTCGGCGCCCTGCGGGAGCTGCACTACCTGCGGGACATCCCGGTTGATCCCATGACCCGCTCCAAGGACACCTGGCAGACCGAGCTCGAACCCCCCGATCCGGACAACCCCGATGCGGAAGTGGGCATCTTCCGGGTGCGCAGTGGCTCCACGGACAAGAGCGAGGACGGAATCCCCTACAACGAGTGGTAG